Proteins from a single region of Primulina tabacum isolate GXHZ01 chromosome 5, ASM2559414v2, whole genome shotgun sequence:
- the LOC142546154 gene encoding calmodulin-like protein 3 has translation MIVILLPSILFIFGLIYTFSTIPTTKKIANIIWFRYILGPHEKTDVSQIEKVKKTSQGMDQEKELVIKDGVVTKSEIRSVFGTFDKNKDGYITKQEFRESLKNIGISAEEKDVDDMVENFDSNGDGLIEFDEFCKLFESISGRKDGCLKDESLQEAFDVFDGNKDGLITVEELGLVLSSLGLSQGKNLEDCKEMIRKVDLDGDGMVNFDEFKRMMRNGIERLVSVS, from the coding sequence ATGATTGTTATATTGTTACCCTCTATTCTCTTCATATTTGGGcttatttatacattttctaCAATCCCTACAACCAAAAAAATTGCTAACATTATATGGTTCAGATATATTCTTGGTCCCCATGAAAAAACTGATGTTTCCCAAATAGAGAAAGTCAAGAAAACAAGCCAAGGCATGGATCAAGAGAAGGAACTGGTGATCAAGGATGGTGTTGTTACCAAAAGTGAGATCAGAAGTGTTTTTGGTACATTTGATAAGAACAAAGATGGGTACATAACCAAGCAAGAGTTTAGAGAATCACTCAAGAACATTGGGATCTCAGCAGAAGAGAAAGATGTTGATGATATGGTGGAGAACTTTGATTCAAATGGAGATGGTTTGATAGAATTCGACGAGTTCTGCAAGCTTTTTGAGTCGATCTCGGGCCGGAAGGACGGTTGCTTGAAAGATGAGAGCTTGCAGGAGGCTTTTGATGTGTTTGATGGGAACAAAGATGGGTTGATAACAGTTGAAGAATTGGGTTTGGTCTTAAGTTCTTTGGGGCTTTCGCAAGGAAAGAATTTGGAGGATTGCAAAGAGATGATTAGGAAGGTGGATTTGGATGGAGATGGAATGGTTAATTTTGATGAGTTCAAAAGAATGATGAGAAATGGGATTGAAAGGCTTGTCTCGGTTTCTTGA